One Nicotiana sylvestris chromosome 12, ASM39365v2, whole genome shotgun sequence genomic window carries:
- the LOC138883132 gene encoding uncharacterized protein, with product MDEVPHHEKVRVTSMHLDDLTLQWHEAYMRGKAYLKLPYPSWEEYIWALLDRFGAEFDDPMSELVKLKQTGGVVEFQEAFDIAMTRLNLEPGYDVSIFLEGLKLELGDAVRILKPYSLSQAYHLARL from the coding sequence ATGGATGAGGTGCCCCACCACGAAAAGGTCAGGGTGACCTCCATGCACTTAGATGACCTAACACTTCAATGGCATGAGGCTTACATGAGGGGAAAGGCTTATTTGAAACTCCCTTACCCAAGCTGGGAGGAGTATATTTGGGCCTTATTAGACAGATTTGGTGCTGAATTTGATGACCCTATGAGTGAATTGGTGAAGCTTAAGCAAACGGGAGGGGTGGTAGAGTTTCAGGAAGCTTTTGACATAGCAATGACTAGGCTCAATTTGGAACCTGGTTATGATGTGAGCATATTTTTAGAAGGGCTTAAACTTGAATTAGGAGATGCAGTAAGGATCTTGAAACCTTATTCCCTATCCCAAGCTTATCATCTAGCTAGGCTCTAG